ATCGCGACAATTTTATTGGTACTACTGATGCCCACATGTGGAATACTTTTAAGAAACAATTTGACATAAAGCTTTCAGTAGAAGAATTAATCAATATAAAAAGAAAAAGATTTATAGAAAATCTTGACGAAATTCCTTTAGTAAATAATGTTTTAGAGTTAATGAAATCCCTGCACAATGAAGGTTATAACCTGGGACTAGCTTCATCAAATAACAGAGATGCTGTAGAATCAGTTAAAGAAAAGTATAATTTAACTAAATATATCGATATATTTATGAATGGCGAGGAAGTTTTAAAGGGAAAACCAAATCCTGAAATATTTTTAACTACTGCAAAGTATATGAATATCAAACCAGAAAATTGTTTGGTTATTGAAGATGCAAGAAATGGTGTTCTTGCAGCAAAATCAGCTGGAATGAAATGTATTGGATTACAAAATAAAAATTCCGGTACTCAAGATTTATCTGGAGCAGACTTTGTAGTTGATAGCTATGAAGACTTAACTTTAGAAAGTATAAAAAACTTACTTAATAAATATTAGGTAAAAAGATTTATAATAGGGGTGCCCATGGGAGCAACCCCTTTTTAATCTTAATCTATAAAATAATATTTTGTTGTTTTCCTTCTTCCCATTTAGAAATATTTTCAAAAGTAATATAAGCTCTCCTTATCATAGCTTCTTTTGTAGCAAATCCTATGTGAGGTGTAACAACAATATTAGGTGCATTTAGTAATGGATAATCTTTTGGTAGCGGTGGTTCCATATCAAAAACATCTACCCCTGCTCCAGCAATCTTTCCATCTTTTAAAGCTTGCGCTAAAGCATTATTATCCACTATAGGGCCTCTAGCTGTATTTATAAGTAAGGCAGTAGGTTTCATTAATCTTATTTTTTCTTTATTTATTAATCCTTCTGTTTCCTTTGTATTAGGTAAGTGAATGGTTACAATATCACTTTCTTTTAATAGTTCATCTAAAGTTAAATATTTTACCCCTAACTTTTTAAGTTCATCTTTTTCACTTCTATTATAAGCAAATACATTACAACCAAAAGCTAAGCCAATTTCTGCTACCTTACTTCCAATGGCACCAGTACCTATTACACCTAAATTTTTCCCACTAAGATCAAATTGACTATAACCTGCCGCAGTTTGCCCTAGTCTAGTTACTTCATCTAAAGGTACTATATTTCTTAATAAAGAAATTATAAGGCCATAAGCTAATTCTGTAACAGAAGATGTACTATAGCCAGCAGCATTAGACACTTTAATATCCTCTTCTTTACATACATCTAGGTCTACATGATCAACACCAGTAAAAGCTACTGAAATCATTTTTAAATTTTCTGCTGCTGAAATAACTTCACCTTTTAAGGGCATATTAGCTATTACTAATATTTCCGCATCCTTAACTCTATCTTTTAAAACCTCAATATCTTCAGTTTTATCTTCATAAACTACCAATTCATGGCCCTTATTTGTAATAGGTTTTGCAATACTTCTGACCTCTTCTTCAGGAAGTCCCAAAGATTCTAACACTACAATTTTCATAATTAATCCCCTTTCTATGAATCTAAATTAATATGACAGTAACCACCTGGGTTCTTTTTTAAATATTTCTGATGGTATTCTTCTGCATCATAAAATACTTTCAA
This Tissierellales bacterium DNA region includes the following protein-coding sequences:
- a CDS encoding 2-hydroxyacid dehydrogenase — encoded protein: MKIVVLESLGLPEEEVRSIAKPITNKGHELVVYEDKTEDIEVLKDRVKDAEILVIANMPLKGEVISAAENLKMISVAFTGVDHVDLDVCKEEDIKVSNAAGYSTSSVTELAYGLIISLLRNIVPLDEVTRLGQTAAGYSQFDLSGKNLGVIGTGAIGSKVAEIGLAFGCNVFAYNRSEKDELKKLGVKYLTLDELLKESDIVTIHLPNTKETEGLINKEKIRLMKPTALLINTARGPIVDNNALAQALKDGKIAGAGVDVFDMEPPLPKDYPLLNAPNIVVTPHIGFATKEAMIRRAYITFENISKWEEGKQQNIIL
- a CDS encoding HAD-IA family hydrolase, with product MKGIIFDMDGVIIDSEPIHLKLEKELLEEMGGNYLDVNRDNFIGTTDAHMWNTFKKQFDIKLSVEELINIKRKRFIENLDEIPLVNNVLELMKSLHNEGYNLGLASSNNRDAVESVKEKYNLTKYIDIFMNGEEVLKGKPNPEIFLTTAKYMNIKPENCLVIEDARNGVLAAKSAGMKCIGLQNKNSGTQDLSGADFVVDSYEDLTLESIKNLLNKY